Proteins encoded by one window of Blautia faecicola:
- a CDS encoding histidine phosphatase family protein, with the protein MKIYLIRHGETPWNTLGRLQGRTDIELNENGIRLAKITGEKLKDVHFDLAIASPLKRAYETARLVLGDRNIPILTDERIEEISFGEWEGLCCRRKNYQIPSKDFEQFFTDPFGYKPPKDGESIQQMIDRCGAFYEDLIHNPDYQNKTILIAAHGCSTRAFLYYIDGRKDDFWRGHVPPNCAVTIIDVKDGKATIEEQDKVYYNPEDVVDFYK; encoded by the coding sequence ATGAAAATATATCTGATTCGTCATGGAGAAACTCCATGGAACACACTGGGACGGCTGCAGGGAAGAACGGATATTGAACTGAACGAAAATGGTATCCGCCTTGCAAAAATCACCGGTGAAAAATTAAAAGATGTGCATTTTGACCTGGCAATCGCAAGCCCGTTAAAGCGGGCTTACGAGACCGCCAGACTGGTACTGGGTGACAGAAATATACCGATTCTTACGGATGAGAGAATAGAAGAGATCAGTTTCGGAGAATGGGAAGGGCTTTGCTGTCGAAGGAAGAATTATCAGATTCCGTCAAAAGATTTTGAACAGTTCTTCACGGATCCCTTCGGTTACAAGCCACCGAAAGACGGCGAATCTATTCAGCAGATGATTGACCGCTGCGGTGCCTTCTACGAGGATCTGATCCACAACCCGGACTACCAGAATAAAACAATTCTAATAGCAGCACACGGCTGCTCGACACGGGCCTTTCTCTATTACATTGACGGCCGGAAAGACGACTTCTGGAGAGGTCACGTACCGCCAAACTGCGCGGTAACGATTATTGATGTGAAAGATGGAAAAGCGACGATAGAAGAGCAGGATAAAGTGTACTATAATCCGGAAGATGTTGTAGATTTCTACAAATAA
- a CDS encoding aldose epimerase family protein, producing the protein MSVEKQSFGTTKKGEAISLYTVTNKNGMVMKVTDFGAILVSVLVPDKNGVLTDVVLGYDHGEDYQVNPPHFGSTIGRNGNRINGAAFMLNGKKIQLTPNENGNNLHSGPDGFEFMMWEAETKEQAVAFHHHSPDGEQGFPGNFDVTVTYTLTDDNAVEIHYEGISDQDTVANMTNHSYFNLGGHDSGNVYEQTMQLNATTYTPVIDSKSIPTGEIAPVVGTPMDFTQPKAIGKEIDADFEQLQMTGGYDHNFVLDKPKGAFDWMAKAYCEKTGIALEAYTDCPGVQFYAANFVDNEKGKNGAVYDKRHAFCLESQYCPNAVNDTHFAQPFLKAGEKYDTKTVYRFLVK; encoded by the coding sequence ATGAGTGTAGAGAAACAGAGTTTTGGAACAACGAAAAAAGGGGAAGCCATTTCTTTGTATACGGTAACCAATAAAAACGGTATGGTAATGAAAGTGACAGATTTTGGTGCGATTCTGGTAAGCGTGCTGGTGCCGGATAAAAACGGAGTTCTGACCGATGTAGTACTCGGATATGATCACGGAGAAGATTATCAGGTAAATCCACCACATTTCGGTTCTACGATCGGAAGAAACGGAAACCGTATCAACGGAGCAGCTTTCATGCTGAATGGAAAGAAGATCCAGCTGACACCGAATGAAAACGGAAACAACCTGCACAGCGGTCCGGATGGATTTGAATTTATGATGTGGGAAGCTGAGACAAAAGAACAGGCAGTTGCCTTCCATCATCACAGCCCGGACGGAGAACAGGGATTTCCTGGAAACTTCGATGTGACAGTTACTTATACACTGACAGATGACAATGCTGTAGAGATCCATTACGAAGGAATTTCCGATCAGGACACCGTAGCCAATATGACCAACCACAGCTACTTTAATCTGGGTGGACATGATTCCGGTAATGTATATGAACAGACTATGCAGCTGAATGCAACCACATATACACCGGTGATCGATTCCAAATCCATTCCTACCGGTGAGATCGCTCCTGTAGTCGGAACTCCGATGGATTTCACACAGCCGAAAGCAATCGGTAAAGAGATCGATGCGGACTTTGAACAGCTGCAGATGACAGGCGGATATGATCATAACTTTGTACTGGACAAACCGAAAGGAGCTTTTGACTGGATGGCAAAAGCATACTGTGAAAAAACTGGAATCGCGCTGGAAGCTTATACAGACTGCCCGGGTGTTCAGTTCTACGCAGCAAACTTTGTAGATAACGAAAAAGGAAAAAATGGTGCGGTATATGACAAACGCCATGCATTCTGCCTGGAATCCCAGTACTGCCCGAATGCGGTCAACGATACGCATTTTGCACAGCCATTCCTGAAAGCAGGAGAAAAATACGATACAAAAACAGTATATCGTTTTCTGGTAAAATAA
- a CDS encoding cell wall hydrolase: MERLKKAWNSLRTMLLRTVRERKKECLAVGAGAAVIIAGAGSLMGGKPTIIKQTEGVEVTQEAVGQKEEESDTGDDDPDGSIPCGYAGVIDGIQATKGLTKSYRAVGGPCETVLVGQWMIRTETVAKLDVGTRMIQAVEAADQQTEDLTKQMRMSDKDYENLLSIVEAEAGGEDLEGRIMVADVILNRVASDQFPDNVTSVIWDRTGGSPQFSPTEDGRIYTVTVSDDTREAVNRAIDGEDLSQGALYFIARDQADEKNVKWFDEKLTFLFEHGGHSFYA, from the coding sequence ATGGAACGATTAAAGAAGGCCTGGAATTCTCTTCGGACGATGCTTCTGCGGACAGTCAGAGAACGGAAAAAAGAATGTCTGGCAGTGGGAGCAGGCGCAGCGGTGATCATCGCGGGTGCTGGAAGTCTGATGGGCGGCAAACCGACGATCATAAAGCAGACAGAGGGAGTGGAAGTTACGCAGGAAGCAGTCGGACAAAAAGAGGAAGAGTCGGATACCGGAGACGATGACCCTGACGGGTCGATCCCCTGTGGCTATGCAGGGGTAATCGATGGTATTCAGGCTACGAAAGGGCTGACGAAGAGTTATCGGGCTGTTGGAGGTCCGTGTGAGACGGTTCTCGTGGGACAGTGGATGATTCGAACCGAAACAGTGGCAAAGTTGGATGTGGGAACCCGAATGATCCAGGCGGTGGAGGCTGCAGATCAGCAGACGGAAGATTTGACGAAACAGATGCGTATGTCAGATAAAGACTATGAAAATCTTCTGTCGATCGTGGAGGCAGAAGCCGGTGGAGAAGATCTGGAAGGAAGAATCATGGTTGCGGATGTTATTTTAAACCGTGTGGCGAGTGATCAGTTTCCGGATAATGTAACTTCCGTGATCTGGGACCGGACAGGAGGAAGCCCACAGTTTTCGCCGACCGAAGATGGAAGAATCTATACCGTAACGGTTTCGGATGATACGAGAGAAGCAGTAAACCGTGCGATCGATGGGGAAGATCTGTCGCAGGGGGCGTTGTATTTTATTGCAAGAGACCAGGCAGACGAAAAAAACGTAAAATGGTTCGATGAGAAACTGACTTTTCTGTTTGAACATGGCGGGCACAGTTTTTATGCCTGA
- the thrC gene encoding threonine synthase, producing the protein MEVLYRSTRGNGSTVTASNAILKGLSEDGGLFVPDQIPALEVPMEQLAQMSYQEVAYEVMSRFLTDFTEEELKKCIQSAYDQKFDTDVIAPLVKADGAYYLELFHGSTIAFKDMALSILPYLLTTAAKKNGVTNDIVILTATSGDTGKAAMAGFADVPGTKIIVFYPKDGVSPIQEKQMVTQKGDNTYVVAIRGNFDDAQTGVKKIFNDSEMKAELADAGYQFSSANSINIGRLVPQIVYYVYAYANLYKTGQIQPGEEINVVVPTGNFGNILAAYYAKNMGLPIKKLICASNDNKVLFDFFTTGTYDRNREFILTTSPSMDILISSNLERLIYRIAGNDPEKNKVLMEELTKDGAYHITDEMKAQLADFYGNYATEEETAETIRKIYKDCGYVIDTHTSVAATVYGKYTKETGDTAKTVIASTASPYKFTRSVMEAIDEGKYASMGDFELIDQLSEISGVAVPNAIEEIRNAEVRHNTVAEVAEMPAVVKNILGIK; encoded by the coding sequence ATGGAAGTATTATACAGAAGTACCAGAGGAAATGGAAGTACAGTAACTGCATCAAATGCAATCTTAAAAGGTCTTTCCGAAGATGGCGGGTTATTTGTACCGGATCAGATTCCGGCACTGGAGGTTCCCATGGAGCAGCTGGCACAGATGTCTTATCAGGAAGTTGCCTATGAAGTAATGAGTCGTTTTCTGACTGATTTTACAGAGGAAGAACTGAAAAAATGTATTCAGTCTGCTTATGATCAGAAATTTGATACCGATGTCATTGCACCTCTTGTAAAAGCAGATGGCGCTTATTATCTGGAGTTATTCCACGGATCTACCATTGCTTTCAAAGATATGGCTCTGTCGATTCTTCCATATCTGCTGACAACAGCAGCAAAGAAAAACGGTGTGACCAATGATATCGTGATCCTGACCGCAACCTCCGGTGATACCGGAAAAGCAGCGATGGCAGGTTTTGCAGATGTACCGGGAACAAAAATCATCGTATTTTACCCGAAGGACGGTGTAAGCCCGATCCAGGAAAAACAGATGGTAACTCAGAAAGGTGACAATACTTACGTTGTTGCGATCCGCGGAAACTTTGATGACGCGCAGACCGGCGTGAAGAAAATCTTCAACGACAGTGAGATGAAAGCAGAGCTGGCAGATGCAGGTTATCAGTTTTCTTCTGCAAACTCAATCAATATCGGTCGTCTGGTTCCACAGATTGTATATTATGTATACGCATATGCAAATCTGTATAAAACAGGACAGATCCAGCCAGGTGAAGAGATTAATGTAGTGGTTCCTACCGGTAACTTTGGAAATATTCTGGCAGCGTACTATGCAAAAAATATGGGACTGCCGATCAAAAAACTGATCTGTGCATCCAATGATAATAAAGTTCTGTTTGACTTCTTTACTACAGGAACTTATGATAGAAACAGAGAATTTATCCTGACAACATCACCGTCTATGGATATTCTGATCTCCAGCAACCTGGAACGTCTGATTTACAGAATTGCAGGAAATGATCCGGAGAAAAATAAAGTTCTGATGGAAGAGTTGACAAAAGATGGTGCTTATCATATCACAGACGAGATGAAAGCACAGCTGGCTGATTTCTATGGAAACTATGCGACAGAAGAAGAGACTGCGGAGACGATCCGAAAGATCTACAAAGACTGTGGTTATGTGATCGATACACATACCAGTGTTGCTGCAACCGTATATGGTAAATACACAAAAGAAACCGGTGATACAGCCAAAACTGTTATTGCATCTACCGCAAGCCCGTATAAGTTCACAAGAAGCGTGATGGAAGCAATTGATGAAGGCAAATATGCTTCCATGGGTGATTTTGAACTGATCGATCAGCTGTCTGAGATTTCTGGCGTTGCTGTACCGAACGCGATCGAAGAGATCCGCAATGCAGAAGTGCGTCACAATACCGTTGCAGAGGTGGCAGAGATGCCTGCTGTTGTGAAGAATATTCTTGGTATTAAATAA
- a CDS encoding YihY/virulence factor BrkB family protein: MKKFIKIMTGFMNRMNQDHVSAFAAQAAFFILMSFVPFLMLLLPLVTYVSITKDMVVEMILQVMPDAGDFRSFLLSIIQEVYDKSTAVVPISAIFTLWSAGKGLQGLTNGVNAIYHVKETRNYVVTRIRSALYTLVFILAVIGSLILLVFGNSIQKLLTRYIPALARVTAYIIGMRTAVSLVVLALIFLMVYKFLPNRKTSFRSQVPGAVISAVAWSLFSLGFSVYLDYYDGFSNMYGSLTTIILILLWLYFCMYIVLIGAEINAYFEERLRRLHRVASERIRNEYQGLLRGIRENDPEEEKTEEKKEQ; the protein is encoded by the coding sequence ATGAAAAAGTTCATAAAAATCATGACCGGATTCATGAACCGCATGAATCAGGATCATGTGAGTGCGTTTGCTGCACAGGCAGCATTCTTTATTTTGATGTCCTTTGTGCCCTTTTTGATGCTTCTGCTTCCGCTGGTCACCTACGTTTCGATTACGAAAGATATGGTTGTGGAGATGATTTTACAGGTGATGCCGGATGCAGGGGATTTTCGAAGTTTTCTTTTGAGTATTATTCAGGAAGTTTATGATAAGTCGACTGCAGTGGTACCGATCAGTGCGATCTTTACCCTGTGGAGTGCGGGAAAAGGTCTGCAGGGACTGACGAACGGGGTAAATGCGATTTACCATGTAAAAGAGACAAGAAATTATGTGGTAACCAGGATCCGGTCCGCTTTGTATACGCTGGTTTTTATCCTCGCCGTTATCGGAAGTCTGATCCTTCTGGTATTTGGTAACAGTATCCAGAAGCTTCTGACACGATACATTCCGGCGCTGGCGCGAGTGACAGCTTATATCATTGGCATGCGTACCGCGGTTTCTCTGGTCGTACTGGCACTGATTTTCCTGATGGTCTATAAATTTCTGCCGAACAGGAAAACATCTTTTCGAAGCCAGGTACCTGGTGCGGTGATTTCTGCGGTGGCATGGTCGCTGTTTTCCCTGGGATTTTCCGTTTATCTGGACTATTACGACGGATTTTCCAATATGTACGGAAGCCTGACAACGATTATTTTAATCCTTTTATGGCTGTATTTCTGTATGTATATCGTTCTGATCGGGGCAGAGATCAACGCCTACTTTGAAGAACGTCTTCGCAGACTGCACCGGGTGGCGAGCGAGCGGATCCGCAATGAGTATCAGGGACTTCTACGGGGAATCCGGGAAAATGATCCGGAAGAAGAGAAAACAGAGGAAAAGAAAGAGCAGTAG
- a CDS encoding SpoIID/LytB domain-containing protein: protein MGKNGETNKNIPWKWMLTIAGTVLFFILLFLMGIREGRQKREEENDYLEKLQAEQQMAKVGTSGENIEEEQTENERKENQDVSQEDFANLENETKTDRKEDTIRVLISVDGTEHYVHSEVRISCAGAYCVKGDFTVQEEAGTELCLSEQMQPGQTVWVEPTEATTPLTLESVRRNQGAPAYRGILEVTREEEGFRIINQVDLESYLKGVVPSEMPADAPVEALCAQAVCARTYAVRQIREQRMAEWNADVDDTVSCQVYNNIPEQETSNQAVDATCGMVMLCGGEPIEAYFFSTSWGYTDTDEVWDAKKSASYLKSVAVSHQAVEAMATGNGAEEQTGTAKQTDMSETYFRELISQTEAGDYEKEDIWYRWKVSIPWEVLKERSERQYPQIGTFTGLAIQERNPGGGVKMLEIQADKQSVTLENEYAIRKFLSVKGLSIIRNDGSTCNTMELLPSACFVIDTGNEQGIDLLVFTGGGYGHGVGMSQNGAKHLAEDGMGWREILQVFYQNITIENLQDF from the coding sequence ATGGGAAAAAATGGTGAAACAAATAAAAATATTCCATGGAAATGGATGCTGACGATTGCAGGAACGGTACTGTTTTTTATTTTACTCTTTCTGATGGGAATACGGGAAGGGAGACAGAAACGGGAAGAGGAAAATGATTATCTGGAGAAATTACAGGCGGAACAGCAGATGGCAAAAGTCGGGACTTCCGGGGAAAATATAGAGGAAGAACAGACGGAAAATGAAAGAAAAGAAAATCAGGATGTATCACAGGAGGATTTCGCAAATCTGGAAAATGAAACGAAGACGGACAGAAAGGAGGATACGATCCGGGTACTGATCTCCGTCGACGGAACGGAACATTATGTTCATTCAGAGGTGCGGATATCCTGCGCGGGAGCCTACTGTGTGAAGGGAGATTTTACGGTGCAGGAGGAGGCGGGCACGGAACTTTGCCTGTCGGAACAGATGCAGCCGGGGCAGACTGTCTGGGTAGAACCGACAGAAGCGACAACACCGCTGACATTGGAATCTGTCAGAAGAAATCAGGGAGCACCTGCCTATCGGGGAATCCTGGAAGTGACAAGAGAGGAAGAGGGATTTCGGATCATTAATCAGGTGGATCTGGAATCGTATCTGAAAGGAGTTGTACCAAGTGAGATGCCTGCTGATGCACCTGTGGAAGCGCTCTGTGCACAGGCGGTCTGCGCGCGAACCTATGCGGTACGCCAGATCAGAGAACAACGAATGGCAGAATGGAATGCAGATGTGGATGATACGGTTTCCTGTCAGGTGTATAACAATATTCCGGAGCAGGAAACAAGCAATCAGGCGGTGGATGCTACCTGTGGGATGGTGATGCTCTGTGGTGGAGAGCCGATCGAAGCCTACTTTTTTTCGACTTCCTGGGGATATACCGATACGGATGAAGTCTGGGATGCAAAGAAAAGCGCGTCTTATCTGAAAAGTGTTGCAGTGAGCCATCAGGCAGTGGAAGCTATGGCAACCGGGAATGGCGCAGAAGAGCAGACAGGAACGGCAAAGCAGACAGACATGTCAGAAACATATTTCCGGGAACTGATATCACAGACAGAAGCGGGAGATTATGAAAAAGAAGATATCTGGTATCGATGGAAAGTGAGTATTCCCTGGGAGGTGCTGAAGGAGCGAAGTGAGAGACAGTATCCCCAGATTGGCACATTTACCGGTTTAGCGATACAGGAAAGAAATCCCGGCGGAGGGGTAAAAATGCTGGAGATTCAGGCAGACAAACAGAGTGTGACACTGGAAAATGAATATGCGATCCGAAAGTTTCTGTCAGTAAAAGGGCTGTCTATTATCAGAAATGATGGAAGTACCTGTAACACGATGGAACTGCTGCCGAGTGCCTGTTTTGTGATCGATACCGGGAACGAACAGGGAATTGATTTGTTGGTATTTACCGGTGGCGGTTATGGGCATGGCGTGGGGATGAGTCAGAACGGAGCAAAGCATCTTGCGGAAGACGGAATGGGTTGGCGGGAGATCCTGCAGGTTTTTTATCAGAATATTACGATAGAAAACTTGCAGGATTTCTGA
- the pheS gene encoding phenylalanine--tRNA ligase subunit alpha yields the protein MSNSIKETLQAILDEASEKIEQSDALDKLNDVRVNFLGKKGQLTSVLKGMKDVAPEDRPKVGQMVNEARAKIETMMEETKTRLEKELREAKMAAEVIDVTLPAKKANVGHRHPNTIALEEVERIFIGMGYEVVEGPEVEYADYNFTKLNIPEDHPARDEQDTFFITDSILLRSQTSPVQARTMEQGKLPIRMIAPGRVFRSDEVDATHSPSFHQIEGLVIDKHITFADLKGTLEEFAKELFGPETKTKFRPHHFPFTEPSAEVDVSCFKCGGKGCRFCKGSGWIEILGCGMVHPHVLEMCGIDPEEYTGFAFGVGLERIALLKYEIDDMRLLYENDYRFLKQF from the coding sequence ATGAGCAATAGTATCAAAGAAACATTACAGGCGATTCTGGATGAAGCTTCTGAGAAGATTGAACAGTCCGATGCCCTGGACAAACTGAATGATGTAAGAGTAAATTTCCTTGGTAAAAAAGGACAGCTTACTTCTGTACTGAAAGGTATGAAAGATGTAGCTCCGGAAGACCGCCCGAAAGTAGGACAGATGGTCAACGAGGCCAGAGCAAAGATCGAAACCATGATGGAGGAGACAAAAACCCGTCTGGAGAAAGAACTGCGGGAAGCAAAGATGGCAGCAGAAGTCATCGATGTGACTCTGCCGGCTAAGAAAGCAAATGTAGGACATCGTCATCCGAATACCATTGCTCTGGAAGAAGTAGAAAGAATCTTCATCGGTATGGGTTATGAAGTTGTAGAAGGACCGGAAGTAGAGTATGCGGACTACAACTTCACCAAACTGAATATTCCGGAAGATCATCCGGCTCGTGACGAACAGGATACCTTCTTCATCACAGACAGCATCCTGCTTCGTTCCCAGACCTCTCCGGTACAGGCGAGAACCATGGAACAGGGCAAACTGCCGATCCGTATGATCGCTCCGGGACGTGTATTCCGTTCTGATGAAGTGGATGCAACACATTCTCCGTCCTTCCATCAGATCGAAGGTCTGGTTATTGACAAACATATCACATTTGCAGACCTGAAAGGTACACTGGAAGAATTTGCAAAAGAACTGTTCGGACCGGAAACAAAAACAAAATTCCGTCCGCATCATTTCCCGTTCACAGAACCGAGTGCAGAGGTTGACGTATCCTGCTTCAAATGCGGCGGCAAAGGATGCCGTTTCTGTAAAGGATCCGGCTGGATCGAGATCCTTGGCTGTGGTATGGTTCATCCGCATGTACTTGAGATGTGTGGCATCGATCCGGAAGAATACACTGGTTTTGCATTTGGTGTAGGTCTGGAGCGTATCGCACTTCTGAAATACGAGATCGATGATATGCGCCTTCTGTATGAAAATGACTACAGATTCTTAAAACAGTTCTAG
- the pheT gene encoding phenylalanine--tRNA ligase subunit beta: MNTSLSWIKMFVPDLDVTAQEYTDAMTLSGTKVEGYELLDADLENIVIGQIEKIEKHPDADKLIICQVNVGNEVTQIVTGAPNVKEGDKVPVVLPGGRVAGGHDGKKTPGGIKIKAGKLRGVDSYGMMCSIEELGSTREMYPEAPEYGIYIFPEDAIVGASAIEALGLNDAVIEYEITSNRVDCYGVLGIAREAAATFQKKFVPPVVTATGNDEDINDYVKVTVEDKDLCPRYCARVVKNVKIGPSPKWMQRCLAANGIRPINNLVDITNYVMEEYGQPMHAYDLDTIANHEIHVRRAGKDEKFVTLDGQERQMDENVLMICDGEKSIGIAGIMGGENSMITDNVKTVLFEAACFDGPNIRLSAKRIGLRTDASGKFEKGLDPNNAQAAIDRACQLMEELGAGEVVGGMADVYTKKKEPVRVPFEPEKINSLLGTDISKEDMLEYLSRVELAYDEATNEIVAPTFRHDIFRTADIAEEVARFYGYDNIPTTLPSGEATTGKLPFKLRIEEVARDVAEYCGFSQGYCYSFESPKVFDKLQIPAEDELRKAITISNPLGEDFSIMRTISLNGMLTSLATNYNRRNKNVRLYELGNVYLPKELPLTELPDERMMFTLGMYGDGDFFDMKGVVEEFFDQIGMHKKTEYDPKAGKTFLHPGRQALISYENEVMGYLGEVHPAVADTYGIGTRAYVAVLDILNVVKHASFDRKYEGIAKFPAVNRDISMVVPKDIMVGQIEHMIAQRGGKILEHFELFDIYEGDQIEKGFKSVAYSLTFRSKEKTLEEAEINGAMNKILNGLEGMGIQLRK, encoded by the coding sequence ATGAATACATCTTTATCATGGATTAAAATGTTTGTCCCGGATCTGGACGTTACAGCTCAGGAATATACAGATGCGATGACACTGTCCGGAACAAAAGTAGAAGGATATGAATTACTGGATGCCGATCTGGAAAATATCGTGATCGGACAGATCGAAAAGATCGAAAAACATCCGGATGCAGATAAACTGATTATCTGCCAGGTCAATGTAGGAAATGAAGTAACACAGATCGTTACCGGTGCTCCGAACGTAAAAGAAGGAGACAAAGTTCCGGTTGTTCTTCCGGGCGGAAGAGTTGCAGGCGGACACGACGGTAAGAAAACTCCGGGTGGAATCAAGATCAAAGCCGGAAAACTGCGTGGTGTGGATTCCTACGGTATGATGTGCTCCATTGAAGAACTGGGTTCCACAAGAGAAATGTATCCGGAAGCTCCGGAATACGGAATCTATATTTTCCCGGAAGATGCTATCGTTGGTGCAAGCGCGATCGAAGCACTGGGATTGAACGATGCAGTGATCGAATATGAGATCACTTCCAACCGTGTAGACTGCTACGGTGTACTGGGTATCGCAAGAGAAGCAGCAGCTACTTTCCAGAAAAAATTCGTTCCTCCGGTTGTAACAGCTACCGGTAACGACGAAGATATCAACGATTATGTAAAAGTAACTGTAGAAGATAAAGATCTCTGCCCACGTTATTGTGCAAGAGTCGTAAAAAATGTAAAAATCGGTCCGTCACCGAAATGGATGCAGAGATGTCTGGCAGCCAACGGTATCCGCCCGATCAACAACCTGGTAGATATCACAAACTATGTCATGGAAGAATATGGTCAGCCGATGCATGCCTATGATCTGGATACGATCGCAAACCATGAGATCCATGTACGCCGTGCCGGAAAAGACGAAAAATTTGTTACTCTGGACGGACAGGAACGTCAGATGGATGAAAATGTCCTGATGATCTGTGATGGAGAAAAATCCATCGGTATCGCAGGTATCATGGGTGGAGAAAATTCCATGATCACAGACAATGTAAAAACCGTTCTGTTCGAAGCGGCATGCTTTGATGGTCCGAACATCCGTCTGTCTGCAAAGAGAATCGGACTTCGTACCGATGCTTCCGGAAAATTCGAGAAAGGTCTGGATCCGAATAATGCGCAGGCAGCCATCGACCGTGCCTGCCAGCTGATGGAAGAACTGGGAGCCGGTGAAGTTGTCGGTGGTATGGCTGATGTATATACCAAGAAAAAAGAGCCGGTAAGAGTACCGTTTGAGCCGGAAAAAATCAACAGCCTGCTGGGAACCGATATTTCCAAAGAAGATATGCTGGAGTATCTGTCCAGAGTAGAACTGGCGTATGATGAAGCAACTAACGAGATCGTTGCTCCGACTTTCCGTCATGATATCTTCCGTACCGCAGATATCGCAGAAGAAGTTGCACGTTTCTACGGATATGACAATATCCCGACCACACTGCCAAGTGGTGAGGCAACAACAGGAAAACTGCCATTTAAATTGAGAATCGAAGAAGTGGCAAGAGATGTGGCTGAGTACTGTGGATTCTCCCAGGGATACTGCTATTCCTTCGAAAGCCCGAAGGTATTTGACAAACTGCAGATTCCGGCAGAGGATGAACTGAGAAAAGCAATCACAATCTCCAACCCGCTGGGTGAAGATTTCAGTATCATGAGAACCATTTCTCTGAATGGTATGCTGACTTCTCTGGCAACCAACTATAACAGAAGAAATAAAAATGTCCGTCTGTACGAACTGGGCAATGTATATCTGCCAAAAGAACTTCCTCTGACCGAACTGCCGGATGAACGTATGATGTTCACTCTGGGTATGTACGGAGATGGTGATTTCTTTGATATGAAGGGTGTGGTAGAAGAGTTCTTCGATCAGATCGGTATGCATAAGAAAACTGAGTACGATCCGAAAGCCGGTAAGACTTTCCTGCATCCGGGTCGCCAGGCTCTGATCAGCTACGAAAATGAAGTGATGGGTTATCTGGGCGAAGTGCATCCTGCAGTAGCTGATACCTATGGTATCGGAACGCGCGCATATGTGGCAGTTCTGGATATCCTGAATGTCGTAAAACATGCATCCTTCGACCGCAAATACGAAGGAATCGCAAAATTCCCTGCAGTAAACCGTGACATCTCCATGGTAGTACCGAAAGACATCATGGTTGGACAGATCGAGCATATGATCGCACAGAGAGGTGGAAAGATTCTGGAACACTTCGAACTGTTTGATATTTACGAAGGTGATCAGATCGAAAAAGGATTTAAGTCCGTTGCTTATTCTCTGACCTTCCGCTCCAAAGAGAAAACTCTGGAAGAAGCAGAAATCAATGGCGCTATGAACAAGATCCTGAATGGTCTGGAAGGCATGGGAATCCAGCTTAGAAAGTAA